One Camelus ferus isolate YT-003-E chromosome 21, BCGSAC_Cfer_1.0, whole genome shotgun sequence genomic region harbors:
- the LOC102508893 gene encoding filaggrin-2: MTDLLRSVVTVIDVFYKYTKQDGECDTLSKNELKELLEKEFRPILKNPDDPDTVDVIMHMLDRDHDRRLDFTEFLLMVFKLAMACNKVLSKEYCKASGSKKRRHGRRHHEEESETEEEEEDISGQKSGYRHSSWSEREEHGYNSESSRGTAKHRHGSSSRGSGDGGRQSHACGSSNSSGCGKSHTASSSCQAGRFEGQGYQSSCTQSGYQSGSNGGQGHGCLSGDQSSGYGQYEPRSCSQSSSQKGYGSRACGGQQGTGSSQSSCCGQYESGGSQSSYYGQHGSGSCGYSSNSQKGSGSNEFSKCGQRRSCSGQSSGFGQHGSGSGQSSGFGQHGSGSGQSSGFGQCGSSSHQSSGFGKHESGSGQSGYGQHGSWLKSILCLWPTWIWLRSVFWLWAWVKFKSVFWLWTTRVRLRSVLWLWTTWIWLRSVLWLWTTWVWLKSVLWLWTTWVRLKSVLWLWTTWVRLKSVLWLWTKWV, translated from the exons ATGACCGATCTCTTGAGAAGTGTCGTCACTGTCATTGATGTTTTCTACAAATACACCAAGCAGGATGGGGAGTGTGACACACTAAGCAAGAATGAACTAAAGGAACTTCTGGAGAAAGAGTTTCGTCCAATTCTGAAG AACCCAGATGATCCAGACACAGTGGATGTCATCATGCACATGCTGGATCGAGATCATGACCGAAGACTGGACTTCACTGAGTTTCTTCTGATGGTATTCAAGCTGGCCATGGCCTGCAACAAGGTTCTCAGCAAAGAATATTGCAAAGCTTCAGGGTCAAAGAAGCGTAGACATGGTCGCCGACATCATgaggaagaaagtgaaacagaagaagaagaagaggataTATCGGGACAGAAATCAGGTTACAGACATTCAAGTTGGAGTGAGAGAGAAGAGCATGGGTATAATTCTGAGAGCTCAAGGGGAACTGCAAAACATAGACATGGGTCCAGCTCCAGAGGTTCAGGAGATGGTGGAAGGCAAAGCCATGCATGTGGTTCCAGCAATTCTAGTGGGTGTGGAAAGTCACACACTGCTTCTAGTTCTTGTCAGGCAGGTAGATTTGAAGGGCAAGGATACCAATCTAGCTGTACCCAGTCAGGTTATCAATCAGGAAGCAATGGAGGACAAGGTCATGGATGTCTCTCAGGAGATCAGTCCTCTGGATACGGTCAATATGAGCCTAGATCCTGTAGCCAGTCTTCTAGTCAGAAAGGATATGGATCTAGAGCATGTGGAGGACAACAGGGAACAGGTTCAAGTCAGTCCTCTTGCTGTGGGCAATATGAGTCTGGAGGAAGTCAGTCTTCTTATTATGGTCAACATGGATCTGGTTCATGTGGATACTCTTCAAACTCTCAAAAAGGGTCAGGTTCAAATGAATTTTCCAAATGTGGTCAACGTAGATCCTGCTCAggtcagtcctctggctttggacaACATGGATCTGGCTCAggtcagtcctctggctttgggcAACATGGATCTGGCTCAggtcagtcctctggctttggacaATGTGGGTCTAGCTCACatcagtcctctggctttggaaAACACGAGTCTGGATCAGGGCAATCTGGCTATGGCCAACACGGTTCATGGCTCAAGTCAATCCTCTGCCTTTGGCCAACATGGATCTGGCTCAGGTCAGTCTTCTGGCTTTGGGCATGGGTCAAGTTCAAGTCAGTCTTCTGGCTTTGGACAACAAGGGTCAGGCTCAggtcagtcctctggctttggacaACATGGATCTGGCTCAggtcagtcctctggctttggacaACATGGGTCTGGCTCAagtcagtcctctggctttggacaACATGGGTCAGGCTCAagtcagtcctctggctttggacaACATGGGTCAGGCTCAagtcagtcctctggctttggacaAAGTGGGTCTAG
- the LOC116658823 gene encoding filaggrin-2-like, which produces MGLAQVNPLPLANMGLAQVSLLALGMGQVQVSLLALDNKGQAQVSPLALDNMDLAQVSPLALGNMGQAQVSPLALDNMGQAQVSPLALGNMDLAQVSPLALGNMDLAQVSPLALDNMGLTQVSPLALGNMDLAQVSPLALDNMGQAQVSPLALDKVGLAHISPLALGNMDLAQVSPLALGNMGQAQVSPLALDKVGLAHISPLALGNMDLAQVSPLALDNMGQAQVSPLALGNMDLAQVSPLALGNMDLAQVSPLALGNMDLAQVSLLALDNMDLAQLTSVLWLWATWIWLRSVLWLWTTWVRLRSVLWLWTTGIWSGQSSGFGQHGSGSGQSSGFGHGSSSSQSSGFGQQGSGSGQSSGFGQHGSGSGQSSGFGHGSSSSQSSGFGQQGSGSGQSSGFGQHGSGSGQSSGFGQHGSGSGQSSGFGQHGSGSSQSSGFGQHGSGSGQSSGFGQHGSGSSQSSGFGQSGSSSHQSSGFGQHGSGSGQSSGFGQHGSGLGQSSGFGQHGSGSSQSSGFGQSGSSSHQSSGFGQHGSGSGQSSGFGQHGSGSGQSSGFGQKGSGSGQSSGFGYGSSSHQSSSFGKHKSRSAQSGYGQHGFSSGQSSRFSQHGSSSGQSSIYDEHEFSTGQSSGQNKNESRVSGQGSCGPRSSKRCPICGNPTSDLSHSQTRGSSQETTTHSDNERSRVSGSESEDHDSIHGHSQQSQGSSQGRRASRGQETTHSQSNDSESQSDDWERGNSTRHSGTNHGDTVQTHKESESSKRQESTHGQSRDTTTHTQTGQGHSAQENSSVTGRRGTSHSESSDSERHSGVSQRHAGSAHGQAGPQHAESGSTENRRQGTAHGQSGDTTRHGQASHGQSTRSGSRAAGRQESSHSESSDSERHSGVSQRHAGSTHGQAGPQHAESGSTENRRQGTAHRQSGDTTRHGQASHGQSTRSGSRAAGRQESSHSESSDSERHSGVSQRHAGSAHGQAGPQHAESGSTENRRQGTAHGQSGDTTRHGQASHGQSTQSGSRAGGRQESSHSESSDSERHSGVSQRHAGSTHGQAGPQHAELGSTEYRRQGTAHGQSGDTTRHGQASHGQSTRSGSRAAGRQESSHSESSDSERHSGVSQRHAGSAHGQAGSQHAESTSTRGHLGSSTVELTWVQPCTVTRCS; this is translated from the exons ATGGGTCTGGCTCAAGTCAATCCTCTGCCTTTGGCCAACATGGGTCTGGCTCAGGTCAGTCTTCTGGCTTTGGGCATGGGTCAAGTTCAAGTCAGTCTTCTGGCTTTGGACAACAAGGGTCAGGCTCAggtcagtcctctggctttggacaACATGGATCTGGCTCAggtcagtcctctggctttgggcAACATGGGTCAGGCTCAggtcagtcctctggctttggacaACATGGGTCAGGCTCAggtcagtcctctggctttgggcAACATGGATCTGGCTCAggtcagtcctctggctttgggcAACATGGATCTGGCTCAggtcagtcctctggctttggacaACATGGGTCTGACTCAagtcagtcctctggctttgggcAACATGGATCTGGCTCAggtcagtcctctggctttggacaACATGGGTCAGGCTCAagtcagtcctctggctttggacaAAGTGGGTCTAGCTCACatcagtcctctggctttgggcAACATGGATCTGGCTCAggtcagtcctctggctttgggcAACATGGGTCAGGCTCAagtcagtcctctggctttggacaAAGTGGGTCTAGCTCACatcagtcctctggctttgggcAACATGGATCTGGCTCAggtcagtcctctggctttggacaACATGGGTCAGGCTCAggtcagtcctctggctttgggcAACATGGATCTGGCTCAggtcagtcctctggctttgggcAACATGGATCTGGCTCAggtcagtcctctggctttgggcAACATGGATCTGGCTCAGGTCAGTCTTCTGGCTTTGGACAACATGGATCTGGCTCAg CTCACatcagtcctctggctttgggcAACATGGATCTGGCTCAggtcagtcctctggctttggacaACATGGGTCAGGCTCAggtcagtcctctggctttggacaACAGGGATCTGGTCAggtcagtcctctggctttggacaACATGGGTCTGGCTCAGGTCAGTCTTCTGGCTTTGGGCATGGGTCAAGTTCAAGTCAGTCTTCTGGCTTTGGACAACAAGGGTCAGGCTCAggtcagtcctctggctttggacaACATGGGTCTGGCTCAGGTCAGTCTTCTGGCTTTGGGCATGGGTCAAGTTCAAGTCAGTCTTCTGGCTTTGGACAACAAGGATCAGGCTCAggtcagtcctctggctttggacaACATGGGTCAGGCTCAggtcagtcctctggctttgggcAACATGGATCTGGCTCAggtcagtcctctggctttggacaACATGGGTCTGGCTCAagtcagtcctctggctttgggcAACATGGATCTGGCTCAggtcagtcctctggctttggacaACATGGGTCAGGCTCTagtcagtcctctggctttggacaAAGTGGGTCTAGCTCACatcagtcctctggctttggacaACATGGATCTGGCTCAggtcagtcctctggctttgggcAACATGGATCTGGCTTAggtcagtcctctggctttggacaACATGGGTCAGGCTCAagtcagtcctctggctttggacaAAGTGGGTCTAGCTCACatcagtcctctggctttgggcAACATGGATCTGGCTCAggtcagtcctctggctttgggcAACATGGATCTGGCTCAggtcagtcctctggctttggacaAAAAGGGTCAGGTTCAGGTCAATCCTCTGGTTTTGGATATGGATCTAGTTCACATCAGTCGTCTAGCTTTGGAAAACATAAGTCTAGATCAGCGCAGTCTGGCTATGGCCAACATGGCTTCAGTTCAGGGCAATCTTCTAGATTTAGTCAACATGGGTCTAGTTCAGGCCAGTCTTCAATTTATGATGAACATGAGTTTAGCACAGGTCAATCATCTggccaaaacaaaaatgaatctaGGGTAAGTGGACAAGGAAGCTGTGGGCCTAGATCAAGCAAAAGGTGTCCAATATGTGGAAACCCAACATCAGATTTATCCCACAGTCAGACAAGAGGAAGTAGCCAAGAAACAACTACTCACAGTGATAATGAAAGAAGCAGGGTATCAGGAAGTGAGTCTGAAGATCATGACAGCATTCATGGACATAGCCAACAAAGCCAAGGATCAAGTCAGGGAAGGAGAGCATCCAGAGGGCAGGAAACAACACATAGTCAATCAAATGACAGCGAAAGCCAGTCAGATGACTGGGAGAGAGGAAACAGCACTAGACACTCTGGTACAAATCATGGAGATACTGTACAAACACATAAAGAGTCAGAATCTAGTAAAAGACAAGAATCTACTCATGGTCAGTCAAGGGATACAACTACACATACCCAGACTGGTCAAGGACATTCTGCTCAGGAAAATTCCAGCGTGACGGGAAGAAGGGGAACTAGTCACAGTGAGTCCAGTGACAGCGAGAGGCATTCGGGGGTGTCTCAGAGACACGCAGGATCTGCTCACGGGCAGGCTGGACCCCAACATGCAGAGTCAGGATCCACAGAGAACAGGAGACAGGGAACTGCTCACGGACAGTCAGGAGACACCACCAGACACGGCCAAGCTAGTCACGGACAATCCACTCGGTCAGGGTCCAGGGCAGCTGGCAGGCAGGAGTCTAGTCACAGTGAGTCCAGTGACAGCGAGAGGCATTCGGGGGTGTCTCAGAGACACGCAGGATCCACTCACGGGCAGGCTGGACCCCAACATGCAGAGTCGGGATCCACAGAGAATAGGAGACAGGGAACTGCTCACAGACAGTCAGGAGACACCACCAGACATGGCCAAGCTAGTCACGGACAATCCACTCGGTCAGGGTCCAGGGCAGCTGGCAGGCAGGAATCTAGTCACAGTGAGTCCAGTGACAGCGAGAGGCATTCGGGGGTGTCTCAGAGACACGCAGGATCCGCTCATGGGCAGGCTGGACCCCAACATGCAGAGTCGGGATCCACAGAGAACAGGAGACAGGGAACTGCTCACGGACAGTCAGGAGACACCACCAGACACGGCCAAGCTAGTCACGGACAATCCACTCAGTCAGGGTCCAGGGCAGGTGGCAGGCAGGAGTCTAGTCACAGTGAGTCCAGTGACAGTGAGAGGCATTCGGGGGTGTCTCAGAGACACGCAGGATCCACTCACGGGCAGGCTGGACCCCAACATGCAGAGTTGGGATCCACAGAGTACAGGAGACAGGGAACTGCTCACGGACAGTCAGGAGACACCACCAGACACGGCCAAGCTAGTCACGGACAATCCACTCGGTCAGGGTCCAGGGCAGCTGGCAGGCAGGAGTCTAGTCACAGTGAGTCCAGTGACAGCGAGAGGCATTCGGGGGTGTCTCAGAGACACGCAGGGTCTGCTCACGGACAGGCTGGATCCCAACATGCAGAGTCCACATCTACCCGTGGACACTTAGGATCTAGCACAGTAGAGCTGACATGGGTCCAGCCATGCACAGTTACACGATGCTCATAG